GATGAGGGAGCCCGCGCGGAGGACTGTCCCGATGTGGTGTGTGCGGAGCATCAGCGGGCCGGTGACCGCGACGATCAGCAGACCGACAGCGAACGCGGACGAGAGGATGGCCAGCTCGTCGGTCGACTTGTCGAGGTCCCTGGCCAGCACCGCGATCGAGGCACCGAGACCGGCCAGCAGGAAGCCCAGAGCCGAGAGGGCCAGGCCGATGCGCAGGTCGACCCGGCTCATAGCAGTGCTGCGAGCTGGTGCAGATCGGTGAGCTTCAGGTCCCCGTCGAGTCCCTTGAGCGCGGCCGTATAGGCACCGGCCGCCTTTCCGGCTTGCAGGCCGACCTCGGCGTCCTCCACCACCAGACAGGCGGTCGCCGGTACGCCGAGCAGCTCGGCGCCACGCAGGTATCCCTCGGGGTGCGGCTTGCCCTGCGCGATGTCCTCGATGGTCACCAGCACCTTCGGCTCGATCCCGGCCGCGCCCAGCCTGGCGTCGGCGAGTCGTTGGTCCGCACTGGTGACGACGGCCCAGGGCAGGCCGCGCTTCGCCAGCAGGTCGAGCAGTTCGTGCGCGCCGGGAGTCGGTACGACGTCCGACAGGTCGTCGTACTG
The Kribbella italica DNA segment above includes these coding regions:
- a CDS encoding HAD-IA family hydrolase translates to MNPRDIHAVLFDMDGTLVDSDAAVERAWTTWSAEYGVDAQRVLAVAHGSPAESVVELVLPGLEPTVRAAAAARQHELQYDDLSDVVPTPGAHELLDLLAKRGLPWAVVTSADQRLADARLGAAGIEPKVLVTIEDIAQGKPHPEGYLRGAELLGVPATACLVVEDAEVGLQAGKAAGAYTAALKGLDGDLKLTDLHQLAALL